From a single Capra hircus breed San Clemente unplaced genomic scaffold, ASM170441v1, whole genome shotgun sequence genomic region:
- the LOC102180297 gene encoding LOW QUALITY PROTEIN: zinc finger protein 81 (The sequence of the model RefSeq protein was modified relative to this genomic sequence to represent the inferred CDS: deleted 1 base in 1 codon), protein SCSFFINAFLLQQTAWYEVPKPEVIFKLEQGEEPWALKEKALHHSCSDGKFGIKTLQKRISGKVSFHGEMEGEDAKDDSLYSILEVLWQDAEQIKSYQEKQNKPLSHAAFINKKILNTEWDYEYKNSGKFIHPGPNCIPSQKRPHKRNSFGKNLKHNLGVHIHSESSTTNNFDKIIGHSQVFTQSSSYTNHENTHTGVKFCDNNQCGKVFSFKQAVSQNLKFPVGEKANMCTELGKIFTQRSQLFAPQRIHTMDKPHELRKCVNVFAQKPLLSIYLRVHRDEKLYICSECGKAFIQNSELIMHEKIHTREKPYKCHECGKSFFQVSSLLRHQTTHTGEKLYECSECGKGFSLNSALNVHQKIHTGERHHKCSECGKAFTQKSTLRMHQRIHSGERSYICTECGQAFIQKAHLIAHQRIHTGEKPYECSDCQKSFPSKSQLQMHKRIHTGEKPYICTDCGKAFTNRSNLNTHQKSHTGEKSYICAECGKAFTDRSNFNKHQTIHTGEKPYVCADCGRAFIQKSELLTHQRIHTTEKPYKCSDCEKSFSKKPHLKVHQRIHTGEKPYICAECGKAFTDRSNFNKHQTIHTGDKPYKCSDCGKGFTQKSVLSMHRNIHT, encoded by the exons atgGAAAGTTTGGGATTAAAACCTTACAAAAAAGAATTTCTGGAAAAGTTTCATTTCATGGTGAAATGGAAGGTGAAGATGCC AAAGATGATTCATTGTATTCCATTTTAGAAGTACTGTGGCAAGATGCTGAACAGATAAAAAGCTACCAGGAAAAGCAGAACAAACCTCTGAGTCATGCTGCTTTCATCAATAAGAAAATATTGAATACAGAGTGGGATTATGAATAtaaaaacagtggaaaatttATTCATCCAGGCCCAAATTGTATTCCTTCACAGAAAAGACCCCATAAACGTAACTCATTTGGAAAGAATTTAAAGCATAATTTAGGTGTACATATTCATAGTGAAAGCAGTACAACAAATAACTTTGATAAAATTATTGGACACAGTCAAGTTTTCACCCAGAGCTCTTCTTATACTAACCATGAAAATACACATACTGGAGTAAAATTCTGTGACAACAATCAGTGTGGAAAAGTCTTCAGCTTCAAACAAGCAGTCAGTCAGAATCTGAAATTTCCTGTTGGGGAGAAAGCAAATATGTGTACTGAACTTGGGAAGATCTTCACCCAGAGGTCACAACTCTTTGCACCTCAGAGAATTCATACTATGGATAAACCTCATGAACTTAGGAAATGTGTAAATGTTTTTGCACAGAAGCCACTACTCAGTATCTATTTGAGAGTTCATAGAGATGAAAAGCTATATATATGTTCTGAGTGTGGAAAGGCATTCATCCAGAATTCAGAATTAATTATGCATGAGAAAATTCATACCAGAGAAAAACCCTATAAATGTCATGAATGTGGAAAATCATTTTTCCAGGTGTCATCTCTCCTAAGGCATCAGACAACCCATACTGGAGAAAAACTTTATgaatgcagtgaatgtgggaaaggCTTCTCCCTGAACTCAGCCCTCAACGTACATCagaaaattcatactggagagagacACCATAAGTGCAGTGAGTGTGGGAAGGCCTTTACCcaaaaatcaacactcagaatgCATCAGAGAATTCATTCAGGAGAGAGATCCTATATATGTACTGAATGTGGGCAGGCCTTCATCCAAAAGGCACACTTGATTGCACATCAaagaattcacactggagagaagccttatgaATGCAGTGACTGTCAGAAATCTTTCCCCTCTAAGTCACAACTCCAGATGCATAAGCGaattcacacaggagagaaaccctacATATGCACTGACTGTGGTAAGGCCTTTACCAATAGATCAAATCTGAATACTCACCAGAAATCTCACACTGGAGAGAAGTCTTATATATGTGCTGAATGCGGGAAAGCCTTCACAGATAGGTCAAATTTCAATAAACACCAGActattcatactggagagaagccctatGTTTGTGCTGATTGTGGGAGGGCCTTCATCCAGAAGTCAGAGTTACTTACACATCAGAGAATCCATACTacagagaagccttataaatgttcTGACTGTGAGAAATCCTTTTCAAAGAAACCACACCTCAAAGTACATCAGCGaattcacacaggagagaaaccatatatatGTGCAGAATGTGGGAAAGCTTTCACAGACAGGTCAAATTTCAATAAACACCAGACAATTCATACTGGAGATAAACCCTATAAATGTAGTGACTGTGGAAAAGGCTTCACTCagaaatcagttctgagtatGCATCGCAATATTCATACATGA